TCAGTCCTTACAACCAATTCAGATTTTCTCCACGCCCCTCTTTACATTTAAGAAGCATTTTTAGACTCGTGAAGAAGTTAAACTAAAAAGacttggagctggctggcactggATCTGTGGGACATAGCAGCCTCTCAAAGAAGCCACTCCTATATCCCCTGCCACACATACCCAATATGCTATTCTACTGCTTATCTATGCACTTGCTCCTCTACCACCAACAGCCATTCACATTTCATCAACATTTTCCTATGGCTACTGAAAAATACCATGCATGGTCCTGGAAAATTATAGGAAACACATGCCCAAAGAgcaaaggagcagagaggacaGTGAGCAAAACTACACACATCTACTTAACTACACAAAGAGAGAAGTTCTAACTAAGACAATACATAGAACTTCTAGAAAAAGAAGTCTCTGTAAAGGTAAGGTCACAGAAAGCTCAAGCAATTCAAATTATTCTAAACATACTCTTAGCATTTCCAATAGCACTCAAATACTGAGTTTATTGTACAACAACTAAATTTTGAAGTGTCAGAGGCTTTATTCTTGTTTCCCCGGTATCTTGCTGCAATTGAACTGGTAGATAAATATTCAAGATCTAAAAATTCTTAATAATGAGAGAAATTAATGGAGTGATTTTAATAGTCCTGCCTATATTTATATGGATATgcagttttaatttgctttcattctaattaaaacatttcctttgctATTCTACATCCAATTTCTAAGTTAgatttcaaatttttcttttcattgggATGCAAACATTTTagaaacacaaacaaatgtcatttgaaactgaaaaacaaagactATCACCCAtaagcagaaacaaacacacaatTAGGCATTTatctatacatatataaaaaaaagtttacacaaactggaaaacaaaccccagggTCTAGACAGGGTTTAACACTTAAAATGCATTACAATAAATTTATTCTGGGAGAAGCACAAAAACTGCAGCAGCATTACTCATTGCCCCAGGCTGACAAACATGTTATACAACCAAGGTTAGCCAGACTCACCTCCCCTCATTGATTTTTGCTCTGTCCCCATGGCAGGTGAAGTTCTCGATGTAGCCCAGGCTGCAGTTGATCCGTGTCCAGTCGGGCTGGCACACAGCGATGAAGTGAGGACGCAGTCTCCCTATGGAGTACTTGGCAATGTCTGTCAGTGACTGGCTAGCAGCTGCCCCAAAAATGAAGGTCCCAATGGCTTTGTAGATAGTGGCTATGTAGTTATTTCTAACAAACGAATTTGAGTGCAAATTATTATAAAAGACTGAGAGAGTCTCTCCTAGGATtatctgaaagagaaataaggACAACAAGTTAAAGACAATAACTTCAAAACAAAAGTATTATGCTATTCTTATTAATACTCACAtacacattttcagaaattatttttacaaagaTTAAGCTGCAAATTTAGGTTTTCCAAGAGTCAGCAGTAACCATGTCCAAACATTATAAACACTTTCACACAGAAGAGAAACACCGTTTTACTTTACCTCATGTTGAACTTAATCATATGATTTTCAGAATACTTATTAAAACAAAGCTCTCTTGAAATAACATTTAACCATATTACTTGGCATGACTCTAATTAGAAACATTTTCTCCTGTATAACTTCATTTTACATTGAGTCTTCTTGAACTAACTTTTGTGGAGTAAAATTTTTCAAAGCTTGTTAGGTTTTTCATGAAACCAGAAACCGTTCTGAAGGGTTGAGACTTTATATACAGATCTGAAAGGTCAGATgtttcaaaaaagaaatttcctaTTCGTCATAGAAATTAAATcctttgaggagaaaaaaagaactaaTGAGAGTAAGGAAAGACAAGTCTTACTGAGGTCTTTCCAAGGATTTTTCACCCTATATCTAAGGTATTATTTATCAAGCATTGACAACAAAGCAGACCTAGTTGTTTTCTCACAACTTCATCTTTTGCAGAAAGTAAGTTTTTCCTCATGCCAAATACAGAACTTCAGATAATTTGGATATTGAACCAGATGGTCCTATTCTATACAGGAAGGATCAATTCATACAGACAATCACATGTGCGGGGGACTGAATGTATATATGTAAAGTTACCTTGAAAAAtcatgtaaaaattaaaattatggcTCTGTCTGTCACTTGAGAGTGCCGGATCCTGGATCCCAGCAAAGCAGAGCTTTGGTGAATGAAGCCATTACTTAAACACTGCCACCCAGACACAAAGAGTGACAGCTTGTCAGAGGCTTTGCACGTGAAGGCAAACAGACAATACCATCAGATATGTGACACTGAAGCTTTGCACCCTCCACCAAACCCTAACATGGACTGAAGCAGAGAAATACCAGAACATGGACTAAAGCTGAGAAAGTTTTCTGTACTTTTTCAGTAAAGTACATAGACACCTAATCCAGAAAGTAACCTCTTCAGGAAGATGGCTGAGCACAAATAGCTACGACAGGTAAATAATGAATCCCTTTCAAAGAACATTGCTGCAAAACCTGCAAGAAGGTCACTTATCTCGGGTAACAAAAAATTAGTTGATGTCAGTGCAATTACTACACTGGACAGACATCAAAGAATATTCATTTTCAATAATCTGACTAAGCACTGAGTAATGGACACTAGTATTTGCTTTTACCATCTGACTATGAAGCAATCTTGACAGAAAAGCCTGATTTTACAACTAAAAGATAGTCTCTGATGTTGCAAACAAAACTTTGTTGAGCAAAATATTCATATGGGCTTAAATGGAGACTGCATTAACTCAAAGGGAATACATCCATTAAAAAACTATATTTAGTGGAGTCTTTTCTCACTCAGGAAGTCCTTGAGCTGCAAATGGCTGGTAGCTGGTACTGAGGGCAACACATCAATCTTTCCATGCTCTATTCTGCTCATGCTCATCCTCACTCAGCTGTTTTAACTGCTCTAGAAATGAGATAAACTATATGGGCTTTGGTTGTGATCAAGCATTGATGCTCTCAGGTAATATTGACTACTCAAAGGTAGTaacagggtgaaaaaaaaattgtcttatCTTAAAGGCAGGATGTTTAGTGTAAACCACTTGCCAGTTAACAGAACACACAAACTTCCCCTCACCCAAAATTTCATCTGCTTCAGAAGCATTTTTGTAAGTTTTTGAAGCAGCTTTTCCAAGAAGAGGGAAACCAGACAAGTTACACAAGTTCCAATTCTCAGAACATATTTCTagacttgcaaaaaaaaaaaaaaaatccacctaaGAGCAAATATGAGCTGCAAGTTGACCTTTATGTTGGTCAACCTTGATAAAAATTCATACAGGTCCTATGCAAGGCAGAGTTAGATTATCATAATATCCCTCCTGACTTAAACCCACTAGCCCAGACAAACAGCAGGTCAATACTGACGATTACATTTAACCGTGCCTTTTCATTTTTGGCTCCTAAATATACTTGGATAAATGTTTATAGACCTAAAAATCTTATTTGGCTTAAAAAAGTTTTAACTCTGTTCAAAGTGTGGCTCTGATGAGTTTGGATGCTGCCCAACAGAACCATCAGTGGAGACTGGAGCTTTATAGCATATCTGGAAAGGGATCTTGAGGCACCTGTTGAAGGGCCATGGTAAGAGGAGCAGTGCAGTCTCATCAGACTTAGGACATGAAATGGTTAACTGAAGAGGTCCAACTGTCCCTTCTGCTTATGAGGACACGTCTCAGCTACATTTTGCCTCAGCACTGATATTCTTCCAAGAGCCATTTGCACTCCATGTAGTcaaggaaagctgctgttttctgccaAGCTAAGGAATTTCACCAGCTGATCCTGGCTCAGACAAGCCACAAGAGGTGGCAACAGACAGGGTAACAGTAGGACCTTAACTCTTGTCCATACACAGTAAGTATTAGGTTAGTTCAGGTGACAGCATATAACACAGTATTTGGGATAGAGAGCCACGATATGCTTGAGATAGTTCAGCTGAGCTaggagctgtgggcagagagAGATCACAAATTGGTAGTCACAGAGAATCTGTCCAGCTCACTGATCTAGTgtgaagaggaggaaagaagaaaagtacCCTATTTTCAGCCAGGTTAGGTGCAGTGTGAATGAGCCCCTGCAGTACATTAAATACAAATTGGCCCAGAGTTTTATCCTGACCTTCAGGGAAATATCCAGGGAAAAACTCCACACCTacttatgatttttattttagttatgCTTTTGGTAACATTTGACTGGAAGCCATAATAGTTCTCTTAAATAGATTGGTATCTGTTGTTACACTTTCACACACAGAAGTATTCCCAAAGATTCTGTGTCGATAAAAAATGCTGACTTAACAGGTCACACACACTGATATTCTGGAAAGTAGCAAGTCCTGAAATAAAAAGACTTGTAACAGGCACAACATATTTGTGTTATTTTCAACAAATCTGGTAAAATTATTTATCTCTCAGATTATAGAATTAACCCACCATAGTTCTAAGGTTATAAggtattatttttctgttctataATTCTAGCTGTTTGACTCCAGCTAAAGAAAACCTTTTCGTTATTCTTGCCAGACCACCATTTCTACTGCTTTAGCACCAGGCCTAAGGACATTATTTTAAGTTTGAAAAATCTTACAGAATACAGTTTTGTACATCTGTATTACCAGATTAGccctcctccctcttccccaccCCCCACTGAAATCAAAAGCAATGAAGAAAAGTTTAACTTACAACAATTACACTGAAAGGAATAATTATTCCTGCTAACAATTTATAAGAAATGGTGTCCTCTTTGTATGGATACCGGATGGATTCATCACTACAGAAAACGCCTCTCTGGAAGGGGGTACGTCGTGAACTGAGAATTGCAAAAGGCAAGCCAGCTGGCAAAAAGGAATACAAAATACattacaaaaccaaaacaaactggCGATGATCACACCCCCACATTTCCAAAGAGAAGTGCATAAAGAGGAATGGGCATGCAGCAAGTTAGAAGGTTATGCACTTCCCTTGGCCAATGACTACTGCCTTGACTTTGTAGCTTCCAGGAAGGATTGCTGAATgaaggagagcagggcaggattCCTCTCATCCTCATGTTTATGGCACTTCAAGTATGGAAGCATGCCAAAACCATGACTGAGTGAATAGTTCA
This genomic window from Prinia subflava isolate CZ2003 ecotype Zambia chromosome Z, Cam_Psub_1.2, whole genome shotgun sequence contains:
- the PLPP1 gene encoding phospholipid phosphatase 1 isoform X2, coding for MFDRTRLPFVALDVLCVLLAGLPFAILSSRRTPFQRGVFCSDESIRYPYKEDTISYKLLAGIIIPFSVIVIILGETLSVFYNNLHSNSFVRNNYIATIYKAIGTFIFGAAASQSLTDIAKYSIGRLRPHFIAVCQPDWTRINCSLGYIENFTCHGDRAKINEGRLSFYSGHSSFSMYCMLFVALYLQARMKGDWARLVRPTIQFGLIAASIYVGLSRVSDYKHHWSDVLTGLIQGAVVAVLIVVYVSDFFKVRGCTFQPKEDSHTTLHETPTNGNHFGSNHQP